One Streptomyces lincolnensis genomic region harbors:
- a CDS encoding SGNH/GDSL hydrolase family protein — MQTNPTYTSLVAVGDSFTEGMSDLLPDGTYRGWADLLAGRMAAHSPGFRYANLAVRGKLIGQIVAEQVEVAAAMRPDVITLVGGLNDTLRPKCDMGRVRALLTEAVERLAPSCEQLVLMRSPGRQGPVLERFRPRMEELFVCVEELAEKHGALVVDLYGAPSLGDPRLWDVDRLHLSAEGHRRVAEAVWQGLGYEPEDTEWRTPLPLTPPPGWTARRIADARFARQHLVPWIARRLTGRSSGDGLPPKRPELLPYEGPTPPSAGPSA, encoded by the coding sequence TCGGACCTCCTGCCCGACGGCACCTACCGGGGCTGGGCCGACCTGCTCGCCGGACGGATGGCGGCCCACTCCCCCGGCTTCCGCTACGCCAATCTCGCGGTGCGCGGCAAGCTGATCGGGCAGATCGTCGCCGAGCAGGTCGAGGTGGCCGCGGCCATGCGGCCCGACGTGATCACCCTGGTGGGCGGGCTGAACGACACCCTGCGCCCCAAGTGCGACATGGGCCGGGTGCGCGCGCTGCTCACCGAGGCCGTGGAGCGGCTCGCGCCGTCCTGCGAACAGCTGGTGCTGATGCGCAGCCCGGGCCGTCAGGGCCCGGTCCTGGAGCGCTTCCGGCCGCGCATGGAGGAACTGTTCGTCTGCGTCGAGGAACTCGCCGAGAAGCACGGCGCGCTGGTCGTGGACCTCTACGGGGCGCCCTCGCTGGGTGACCCGCGGCTGTGGGACGTGGACCGGCTGCATCTGTCGGCCGAGGGACACCGCCGGGTCGCCGAAGCGGTCTGGCAGGGGCTCGGCTACGAGCCCGAGGACACCGAGTGGCGCACCCCGCTGCCCCTGACCCCGCCACCGGGATGGACCGCCCGCCGCATCGCGGACGCCCGCTTCGCCCGGCAGCACCTGGTGCCCTGGATCGCCCGCCGCCTCACCGGCCGCTCCTCGGGCGACGGCCTGCCCCCGAAGCGACCCGAGCTGCTGCCGTACGAGGGGCCGACGCCGCCGTCCGCGGGGCCGTCGGCGTAA
- the purB gene encoding adenylosuccinate lyase produces MTSAPAKPRIPNVLAGRYASAELATLWSPEQKVKLERQLWLAVLRAQKDLGIEVPDAAIADYERVLDTVDLASIAEREKVTRHDVKARIEEFNDLAGHEHVHKGMTSRDLTENVEQLQIRLSLELMRDRTVAVLARLGKLAGEYGELVMAGRSHNVAAQATTLGKRFATAADELLVAHGRVEELLGRYPLRGIKGPVGTAQDMLDLLGGDAAKLADLEQRIARHLGFSQAFTSVGQVYPRSLDYEVVTALVQVAAAPSSLAKTIRLMAGHELVTEGFKPGQVGSSAMPHKMNTRSCERVNGLMVILRGYASMTGELAGDQWNEGDVSCSVVRRVALPDAFFALDGLLETFLTVLDEFGAFPAVVARELDRYLPFLATTKVLMGAVRAGVGREVAHEAIKENAVASALAMREQGAERNELLDKLAADGRLPLDRAQLDELMADKLSFTGAAADQVGVVVGRIEEIVKQHPEAAGYTPGAIL; encoded by the coding sequence GTGACTTCCGCTCCCGCCAAGCCCCGCATCCCCAACGTCCTCGCCGGACGCTACGCCTCCGCCGAGCTCGCCACGCTCTGGTCGCCCGAGCAGAAGGTGAAGCTGGAGCGGCAGCTCTGGCTCGCCGTGCTGCGGGCCCAGAAGGACCTCGGGATCGAGGTGCCGGACGCGGCGATCGCCGACTACGAGCGTGTCCTGGACACCGTCGACCTGGCCTCGATCGCCGAGCGCGAGAAGGTCACGCGGCACGACGTGAAGGCGCGGATCGAGGAGTTCAACGACCTCGCCGGGCACGAGCACGTGCACAAGGGCATGACGTCCCGCGACCTCACCGAGAACGTCGAGCAGCTCCAGATCCGGCTCTCGCTGGAGCTGATGCGCGACCGCACGGTGGCCGTGCTGGCGCGCCTGGGCAAGCTGGCCGGGGAGTACGGCGAGCTGGTCATGGCCGGCCGCTCCCACAACGTGGCGGCGCAGGCCACCACCCTCGGCAAGCGGTTCGCCACGGCGGCCGACGAGCTGCTGGTGGCCCACGGCCGGGTCGAGGAGCTCCTCGGGCGCTATCCGCTGCGCGGCATCAAGGGCCCGGTCGGCACCGCCCAGGACATGCTGGACCTGCTCGGCGGGGACGCGGCGAAGCTGGCGGACCTGGAGCAGCGCATCGCTCGGCACCTGGGCTTCTCGCAGGCGTTCACCTCGGTCGGCCAGGTCTACCCGCGGTCGCTGGACTACGAGGTCGTCACCGCGCTGGTGCAGGTGGCGGCGGCGCCCTCGTCGCTGGCCAAGACGATCCGGCTGATGGCGGGGCACGAGCTGGTCACCGAGGGCTTCAAGCCGGGCCAGGTCGGTTCCTCCGCGATGCCGCACAAGATGAACACGCGGTCGTGCGAGCGCGTGAACGGCCTGATGGTCATCCTGCGCGGATACGCGTCCATGACGGGCGAGCTGGCCGGTGACCAGTGGAACGAGGGCGACGTGTCCTGCTCGGTGGTGCGCCGGGTCGCGCTGCCGGACGCGTTCTTCGCGCTGGACGGTCTGCTGGAGACGTTCCTGACCGTGCTCGACGAGTTCGGCGCCTTCCCGGCCGTCGTCGCCCGCGAGCTGGACCGCTATCTGCCGTTCCTCGCCACCACCAAGGTCCTCATGGGCGCGGTGCGGGCGGGTGTCGGCCGCGAGGTCGCCCACGAGGCGATCAAGGAGAACGCCGTCGCCTCCGCGCTGGCGATGCGCGAGCAGGGTGCCGAGCGCAACGAACTGCTCGACAAGCTGGCCGCCGACGGACGCCTCCCGCTCGACCGCGCCCAGCTGGACGAGCTGATGGCCGACAAGCTGTCCTTCACGGGCGCGGCCGCCGACCAGGTGGGCGTGGTCGTCGGACGGATCGAGGAGATCGTGAAGCAGCACCCCGAGGCCGCGGGCTACACCCCCGGAGCGATCCTCTGA
- the mug gene encoding G/U mismatch-specific DNA glycosylase, whose product MTRFTPEELEAARNRLVPDVVADGLRVLLCGINPGLMTAATGHHFARPGNRFWPVLHLSGFTPRLLKPAEQGELPSYGLGITNVVARATARADELSAEEYREGGRLLALKVARLRPHWLAVVGVTAYRAAFDDRKAQVGPQERTIGDTRVWVLPNPSGLNAHWTAQTMAEEFARLRVSAQAP is encoded by the coding sequence CTGACCCGCTTCACTCCCGAGGAGTTGGAGGCCGCCCGCAACCGTCTGGTGCCGGACGTCGTCGCGGACGGTCTCCGTGTGCTGCTCTGCGGTATCAACCCCGGCCTGATGACGGCCGCGACAGGCCATCACTTCGCCCGCCCCGGCAACCGCTTCTGGCCGGTGCTGCACCTGTCCGGGTTCACGCCGCGGCTTCTGAAGCCGGCGGAGCAGGGGGAGTTGCCGTCCTACGGGCTCGGCATCACCAACGTCGTGGCGCGGGCGACCGCGCGGGCCGACGAGCTGAGCGCCGAGGAGTACCGGGAGGGCGGGCGGCTGCTCGCGCTCAAGGTGGCGCGGCTGCGACCGCACTGGCTGGCCGTGGTCGGGGTGACCGCCTACCGGGCCGCCTTCGACGACCGCAAGGCCCAGGTGGGCCCGCAGGAGCGGACGATCGGGGACACCCGGGTGTGGGTGCTGCCCAACCCGAGCGGACTCAACGCGCACTGGACCGCGCAGACCATGGCGGAGGAGTTCGCCCGCCTGCGGGTGTCGGCGCAGGCGCCGTAG
- a CDS encoding ABC transporter permease: MAFVPVLHSELIKIRTLRSLVTTLGVMVVVTAAFSALGSLDAGEEGFDPLFAAFFGFNFGQLAAIAFGTVAVSSELRDGSLRGALIAVPDRRRWFAAKAVAIAGPCLVVGLLTGVVSLVVGRAVLGADARGLSWGEGLRGVVGCGVYFTLMALFAAGITALLRSGVATLSILIPFLLIVSFVVGDMSSGVADVLPDRAGQIVFHETWDGSLGPWTGLAVTALWTAAALGAGAWRVRARDA; encoded by the coding sequence ATGGCGTTCGTTCCCGTACTGCACTCCGAGCTGATCAAGATCCGCACGCTGCGGTCGCTGGTGACGACGCTGGGCGTGATGGTCGTCGTGACGGCGGCCTTCTCAGCCCTGGGCTCGCTCGACGCGGGCGAGGAGGGGTTCGACCCGCTGTTCGCGGCGTTCTTCGGCTTCAACTTCGGCCAGCTGGCGGCGATCGCGTTCGGCACGGTGGCCGTCTCGTCCGAGCTGCGGGACGGATCCCTTCGGGGCGCGCTGATCGCCGTACCGGATCGGCGGCGGTGGTTCGCGGCCAAGGCGGTGGCGATCGCCGGGCCGTGTCTGGTCGTCGGCCTGCTCACGGGCGTCGTGAGCCTCGTCGTGGGCCGAGCGGTCCTCGGGGCGGACGCGCGGGGGCTGAGCTGGGGCGAGGGTCTGCGCGGGGTCGTCGGCTGCGGTGTCTACTTCACGCTCATGGCACTCTTCGCGGCCGGGATCACCGCGCTGCTGCGCAGCGGTGTCGCCACCCTGAGCATCCTGATCCCGTTCCTGCTGATCGTCTCCTTCGTGGTGGGTGACATGTCGAGCGGCGTCGCCGACGTCCTCCCCGACCGGGCGGGCCAGATCGTCTTCCACGAGACGTGGGACGGCAGCCTCGGACCCTGGACCGGGCTCGCGGTGACCGCGCTGTGGACGGCGGCCGCGCTGGGCGCCGGGGCATGGCGCGTGCGTGCCCGGGACGCCTGA
- a CDS encoding ATP-binding cassette domain-containing protein, with translation MTSIEVRALTKEYGPRRAVDALTFQVLPGRVTGFLGPNGAGKSTTMRLVLGLDRPTSGTATIGGSAYAALREPLCHVGALLDAQAAHGSRTARDHLRALAASNRIPVRRVDEVLEEAGLTPVAGRRVRTYSLGMRQRLGIAAALLGDPAVVLLDEPSNGLDPEGIVWIRALLRRLAGEGRTVLVSSHLMNETASFADHLVVLGRGRLLADTPLREFIHARVRPGVRIRTTDPGALHRALSGHGHEAVAHEDGHWTVPDARVEDIGRLASAAGVPILELAAEEATLEQAYFDLTATETEFAAHHQEA, from the coding sequence ATGACCAGCATCGAAGTCCGAGCACTGACCAAGGAGTACGGCCCTCGACGTGCCGTGGACGCCCTCACCTTCCAAGTCCTCCCCGGCCGGGTCACCGGCTTCCTCGGCCCCAACGGCGCCGGGAAGTCGACCACGATGCGACTCGTCCTGGGCCTGGACCGGCCCACCTCGGGCACCGCCACGATCGGCGGGAGCGCCTACGCCGCCCTGCGCGAACCCCTGTGCCACGTCGGAGCGTTGCTCGACGCGCAGGCCGCGCACGGTTCCCGCACCGCCCGGGACCATCTGCGTGCCCTGGCCGCGAGCAACCGGATCCCGGTCCGCCGGGTCGACGAGGTGCTGGAGGAGGCCGGTCTGACGCCGGTCGCGGGCCGCCGGGTGCGGACGTACTCGCTGGGCATGCGTCAGCGGCTGGGCATCGCCGCGGCCCTGCTGGGCGATCCGGCCGTGGTCCTGCTGGACGAGCCGTCCAACGGCCTCGACCCCGAAGGCATCGTCTGGATCCGCGCGTTGCTGCGCCGGCTCGCGGGGGAGGGCCGCACGGTCCTCGTCTCCAGCCACCTGATGAACGAGACCGCGTCCTTCGCCGACCACCTCGTGGTCCTCGGCCGCGGCCGGCTGCTCGCCGACACCCCGCTGCGGGAGTTCATCCACGCGCGTGTGCGGCCCGGGGTGCGGATCAGGACCACGGACCCCGGGGCGCTCCACCGCGCCCTGTCGGGACACGGCCACGAGGCGGTCGCCCACGAGGACGGCCACTGGACCGTGCCGGATGCGCGCGTGGAGGACATCGGACGCCTCGCCTCGGCCGCCGGGGTGCCGATCCTCGAACTCGCCGCAGAGGAGGCCACCTTGGAGCAGGCCTACTTCGATCTGACGGCGACCGAGACCGAGTTCGCCGCCCACCACCAGGAGGCCTGA
- a CDS encoding sensor histidine kinase has product MARFLRPLLRGTTYTRFLHLWVPMLIVSVWLWVQPSMPWVPALLLVPVGLIASVRRGEGVQARLLLTPAEREPGFSVAPSATWRDRLRTVLWLEARMLLSGVTAFATVWLPVLAVSLAQLVSGPAPDDVPVLRDASPHWAYGLLVPLPLLAFYGLVVGMGTLSTALAHRLLGPSPAERLAALEERTEQLLERTRIARELHDSIGHALTVAVVQAGAARAAGDPAFTDRALEAIEETGRAALEDLERVLGVLRESERPVSSRPTLADADRLLESARVSGAKVDAELTGPLETVPGPVSREGYRILQESLTNVLRHAGAVPVRIRVAVADGTLGLEVRNPLTAPIPGPGRGSGLRGIRERAALLGGRARTGPDEGDWQVHVELPLR; this is encoded by the coding sequence ATGGCCCGCTTCCTACGCCCGCTGCTGCGGGGGACGACGTACACGCGCTTTCTGCACCTGTGGGTGCCGATGCTGATCGTCAGCGTGTGGCTGTGGGTCCAGCCGTCGATGCCGTGGGTGCCCGCGCTGCTGCTCGTTCCGGTCGGGCTGATCGCGTCCGTGCGCCGGGGCGAGGGGGTGCAGGCGCGGCTGCTGCTGACGCCGGCCGAGCGGGAGCCCGGGTTCTCGGTGGCGCCGTCGGCCACCTGGCGGGACCGGTTGCGGACCGTGCTGTGGCTGGAAGCCCGCATGCTGCTGAGCGGGGTGACGGCCTTCGCCACCGTATGGCTGCCGGTCCTGGCCGTCTCGCTGGCGCAGCTCGTCTCCGGGCCGGCGCCCGACGACGTTCCGGTCCTGCGCGACGCCTCGCCGCACTGGGCCTACGGCCTCCTGGTACCGCTGCCGCTGCTCGCGTTCTACGGACTGGTGGTCGGGATGGGCACGTTGAGCACCGCGCTCGCCCACCGTCTCCTCGGCCCCTCCCCCGCCGAGCGCCTCGCCGCCCTGGAGGAACGCACCGAGCAGCTTCTGGAGCGCACCCGTATCGCCCGTGAGCTGCACGACTCGATCGGCCACGCGCTGACCGTCGCCGTGGTGCAGGCCGGCGCGGCGCGGGCGGCCGGGGATCCGGCGTTCACCGACCGGGCGCTGGAAGCCATCGAGGAGACCGGCAGGGCCGCGCTGGAGGACCTGGAGCGGGTGCTGGGCGTCCTGCGGGAGTCCGAGCGGCCGGTGAGCAGCCGGCCGACGCTGGCCGACGCCGACCGGCTGCTGGAGTCCGCCCGGGTCTCCGGCGCGAAGGTGGACGCCGAGCTGACGGGGCCGTTGGAGACCGTGCCCGGCCCGGTCTCCCGCGAGGGCTACCGGATCCTCCAGGAGTCGCTGACGAACGTGCTGCGGCACGCGGGAGCCGTGCCCGTCCGGATCCGCGTCGCGGTCGCCGACGGCACCCTCGGCCTGGAGGTGCGCAATCCGCTCACCGCTCCGATACCCGGCCCCGGGCGGGGCAGCGGCCTGCGCGGGATACGCGAGCGGGCGGCTCTGCTCGGGGGACGGGCGCGAACCGGCCCGGACGAAGGTGACTGGCAGGTCCATGTCGAGCTGCCGTTGCGCTGA
- a CDS encoding response regulator transcription factor, with amino-acid sequence MPVTVLLVDDEPLVRTGLRAVLEAQPDIEVVGEAADGAAVIPLVRRLRPDVVAMDVRMPLLDGIEATRAVLRTVDDPPKILVVTTFENDEYVYEALRAGADGFLLKRARPAEIVHAVRLVAEGESLLFPASVRRLAAEHGENGGNRAARALLERARLTEREAEVLRLMTRGLSNAEIATHLVVGAETVKSHVSAVLAKLGARDRTQAVITAYESGFVAPG; translated from the coding sequence ATGCCGGTCACCGTTCTCCTCGTCGACGACGAGCCCCTGGTCCGCACCGGTCTGCGGGCCGTGCTTGAGGCCCAGCCCGACATCGAGGTCGTCGGGGAGGCGGCCGACGGGGCGGCGGTGATCCCGCTGGTGCGGCGGCTGCGGCCCGACGTGGTCGCGATGGACGTACGGATGCCGCTGCTCGACGGCATCGAGGCCACGCGCGCGGTGCTGCGCACGGTCGACGATCCGCCGAAGATCCTCGTGGTGACGACGTTCGAGAACGACGAGTACGTCTACGAGGCGCTGCGGGCCGGTGCCGACGGGTTCCTGCTGAAGCGGGCCCGGCCGGCCGAGATCGTGCACGCGGTGCGGCTGGTCGCCGAGGGCGAGTCGCTGCTGTTCCCGGCCTCGGTACGGCGGTTGGCCGCCGAGCACGGCGAGAACGGCGGCAACCGGGCGGCCCGCGCCCTGCTGGAGCGGGCCCGGCTGACCGAGCGGGAGGCCGAGGTGCTGCGGCTGATGACCCGCGGGCTGTCGAACGCCGAGATCGCCACGCACCTCGTCGTCGGCGCCGAGACGGTCAAGTCGCACGTCAGCGCGGTGCTGGCGAAACTGGGGGCGCGGGATCGCACGCAGGCGGTGATCACGGCGTACGAGTCGGGGTTCGTGGCGCCGGGCTGA
- a CDS encoding ROK family protein, whose translation MGRLTGGDPSLLRRINSAVVLHALRATDNATLTEITRVTGLSRPTVEGVVEGLIEAGYVVEKAADESVVRRQGRPARRFRFRAEAGHLLGLDIGSHRVAALLSDLDGRMLGAVAKDVDESAPADERLERLRTAVAELLRRAGIARDSLRAVGVASPGIVEADGTVRLCAALPEWTGLRLGERLSRSFKCPVLVENDANAAAVAEHWKGSATESDDVVFVLAGLSPGAGSLIGGRLHRGYGGAAGEIGALHLLGREVTPETLLSTTDEPLHPLDEQAVAKVFAQAREGDQRARAAVDRFIQRLVHDVAALVLALDPELVVVGGWAAGLDGVLEPLRRELARYCLRPPNVTLSLLGEAAVATGALRLALDHVEEQLFAVEGTVTARR comes from the coding sequence GTGGGGCGGCTGACCGGCGGGGATCCCTCGCTGCTGCGAAGGATCAATTCCGCGGTGGTGCTGCACGCGCTGCGCGCCACGGACAACGCGACACTGACCGAGATCACCCGGGTGACCGGACTGTCCCGGCCCACCGTCGAGGGCGTGGTCGAGGGGCTCATCGAGGCGGGGTACGTCGTCGAGAAGGCGGCCGACGAGAGTGTCGTACGACGGCAGGGGCGGCCCGCTCGGCGATTCCGGTTCCGGGCGGAGGCCGGGCATCTGCTGGGCCTGGACATCGGCTCGCACCGTGTCGCCGCGCTGCTGTCCGACCTGGACGGGCGGATGCTCGGTGCCGTCGCCAAGGACGTCGACGAGTCCGCGCCCGCGGACGAGCGGCTGGAGCGGCTGCGCACCGCGGTGGCCGAGCTGCTGCGGCGGGCCGGCATCGCGCGTGACTCCCTGCGGGCCGTGGGCGTCGCCTCGCCGGGGATCGTGGAGGCGGACGGCACCGTACGGCTGTGCGCGGCGCTGCCCGAGTGGACGGGGCTGCGCCTCGGCGAACGGCTCAGCCGCTCCTTCAAGTGCCCGGTCCTGGTGGAGAACGACGCCAACGCGGCCGCGGTCGCCGAGCACTGGAAGGGTTCCGCCACCGAGTCCGACGACGTGGTGTTCGTGCTGGCGGGACTGAGCCCCGGCGCCGGTTCGCTGATCGGCGGGCGGCTGCACCGGGGATACGGCGGGGCGGCCGGCGAGATCGGGGCGCTGCATCTGCTGGGCCGCGAGGTCACCCCGGAGACGCTGCTGTCCACCACGGACGAGCCGCTGCATCCGCTCGACGAGCAGGCCGTCGCCAAGGTCTTCGCCCAGGCCCGGGAGGGCGATCAGCGGGCCCGCGCGGCCGTCGACCGCTTCATCCAGCGGCTGGTGCACGATGTGGCGGCCCTGGTGCTGGCCCTCGACCCGGAACTGGTGGTCGTCGGCGGCTGGGCGGCCGGCCTGGACGGCGTACTGGAGCCGCTGCGCCGCGAGTTGGCCCGCTACTGTCTGCGCCCGCCGAACGTCACGCTGTCCCTGCTGGGCGAGGCGGCCGTCGCCACCGGCGCCCTCCGGCTGGCCCTGGACCACGTCGAGGAGCAGCTGTTCGCCGTGGAGGGCACGGTGACGGCCCGACGCTGA
- a CDS encoding GntR family transcriptional regulator, with protein MGTTQLESVPEPKYWHLKTVLSEALDSEFSVGEILPNERDLAARFGVARATLRQALEQLELEGRLQRRRGVGTTVAPPRVGVAVGGSEQHDWPGATGDTWQPVDCTLEVPPAAVAAALETGADRPVHTLRRSRTSNGQPVAAELLYVAEASVPDLSAIDAPSGAARARAVLRELQRLELEGRENAVELGSARADDAKELDRLPGAPVLVVTTRYFAGGRVAAISVATYRADTCRLTFGDSGGVEIHQGPERKAS; from the coding sequence GTGGGGACCACGCAGCTGGAATCGGTACCGGAACCGAAGTACTGGCATCTCAAGACCGTGCTCAGTGAAGCACTGGACTCCGAATTCTCCGTGGGCGAGATCCTGCCCAACGAGCGCGATCTCGCCGCCCGTTTCGGCGTCGCCCGCGCCACGCTCCGGCAGGCCCTGGAACAGCTCGAACTGGAGGGCCGGCTCCAGCGCCGCCGCGGAGTCGGTACGACGGTCGCCCCGCCCCGCGTGGGTGTGGCCGTCGGCGGCTCGGAGCAGCACGACTGGCCCGGTGCGACAGGTGACACGTGGCAGCCCGTCGACTGCACGCTGGAGGTGCCGCCCGCCGCGGTGGCCGCCGCCCTGGAGACCGGCGCCGACCGGCCCGTGCACACGCTGCGGCGCTCCCGCACGAGCAACGGCCAGCCGGTCGCCGCCGAACTGCTCTACGTCGCCGAGGCGTCGGTGCCCGATCTCTCGGCCATAGACGCGCCTTCCGGTGCGGCACGCGCGCGTGCCGTGCTGCGCGAGTTGCAGCGTCTGGAGCTGGAGGGCCGGGAGAACGCCGTCGAGCTCGGCTCCGCCCGCGCCGACGATGCCAAGGAACTCGACCGACTCCCGGGCGCCCCCGTCCTCGTCGTCACCACCCGGTACTTCGCCGGGGGCCGCGTCGCCGCGATCTCCGTGGCCACGTACCGCGCCGACACCTGCCGGCTGACCTTCGGCGACTCCGGCGGCGTGGAGATCCACCAGGGACCGGAGCGCAAGGCGTCCTGA
- a CDS encoding RNA polymerase sigma-70 factor gives MTTDTVTDVFQEHRPVLLGVAYRMLGRVADAEDVVQEAWLRWSAADRSEVREPRAYLVRVTTRLAIDRLRQVKARGETYVGPWLPEPYVTDFGDTVPDTAERAVLADTVSLAVLVVLESLSPLERAVFVLREAFGYPYADIAAMLERAEPAVRQLAGRARRHVEERRPRYEVDPAQRRDLTERFLAAAGDGDLEGLMSLLAPDVRLVGDSGGKSKAPVRVMESADKVGRFVLGVARKGAVPDVSFRYLELNGGPALLILSGDKPDSVVQLDVVDGLIQSVYIIRNPDKLGSLPV, from the coding sequence GTGACCACCGACACCGTGACCGACGTCTTCCAAGAACACCGCCCCGTCCTCCTGGGCGTCGCCTACCGCATGCTCGGGCGGGTCGCCGACGCCGAGGACGTGGTGCAGGAGGCCTGGCTGCGCTGGTCGGCCGCCGACCGGAGCGAGGTGCGCGAGCCGCGCGCGTATCTGGTGCGCGTCACCACCCGCCTCGCCATCGACCGGCTGCGCCAGGTCAAGGCACGCGGCGAGACCTATGTCGGCCCCTGGCTGCCCGAGCCGTACGTCACCGACTTCGGGGACACGGTGCCCGACACCGCCGAGCGGGCGGTCCTCGCCGACACCGTCTCCCTCGCCGTCCTCGTGGTCCTGGAATCGCTCTCGCCCCTGGAGCGCGCGGTCTTCGTCCTCAGGGAGGCCTTCGGCTACCCCTACGCCGACATCGCCGCGATGCTGGAGCGCGCGGAGCCGGCCGTCCGGCAGCTCGCCGGGCGGGCGCGCCGGCACGTCGAGGAACGCCGGCCGCGCTACGAGGTCGACCCCGCCCAGCGCCGCGACCTCACCGAGCGGTTCCTGGCCGCGGCCGGGGACGGCGATCTGGAGGGGCTGATGTCCTTGCTGGCGCCGGACGTCCGGCTCGTCGGCGACAGTGGCGGCAAGTCCAAGGCGCCGGTGCGGGTCATGGAGTCGGCCGACAAGGTGGGCCGCTTCGTCCTCGGTGTCGCCCGCAAGGGTGCCGTCCCGGATGTGTCCTTCCGCTACCTGGAGCTCAACGGCGGGCCCGCGCTGCTGATCCTCTCGGGGGACAAGCCCGACTCCGTCGTCCAGCTGGATGTCGTCGACGGGCTCATCCAGTCCGTGTACATCATCCGCAACCCCGACAAGCTGGGATCCCTGCCCGTCTGA
- a CDS encoding alpha/beta fold hydrolase, translating into MSATVSVTVPSAQGARSVTVSYTRKGSGEPLLLLHGIGHHRQAWDPVVDILAAERDVIAVDLPGFGVSPGLPAGLAYDLSTTTSVFGALCEALDLDRPHVAGNSLGGLLALDLGREKLVRSVTALSPAGFWSQAERRYAFGVLLTMRRVAERMPLPLVERLSRSAAGRAALTSTIYARPGRRSPEAVVAETLALARATGFAETLRAGAGVQFTDDIPEIPVTLAWGTRDMLLIKRQGIRAKQIIPQARLVRLPGCGHVPMNDDPALVARVLLDGSRDSR; encoded by the coding sequence ATGTCCGCCACCGTCTCCGTCACCGTGCCCTCCGCGCAAGGCGCCCGGTCGGTCACCGTCTCCTACACCCGCAAGGGCAGTGGTGAGCCGCTGCTCCTGCTGCACGGCATCGGACACCACCGGCAGGCCTGGGACCCGGTGGTGGACATCCTCGCGGCCGAGCGCGACGTGATCGCCGTGGACCTGCCCGGGTTCGGTGTCTCCCCCGGCCTGCCCGCCGGCCTCGCCTACGACCTGTCCACCACCACCTCGGTGTTCGGCGCCCTCTGCGAGGCCCTCGACCTCGACCGGCCGCACGTGGCGGGCAACTCGCTCGGCGGTCTGCTGGCCCTGGACCTCGGCCGCGAGAAGCTCGTGCGGTCGGTGACCGCCCTGTCCCCGGCCGGGTTCTGGTCCCAGGCCGAGCGCCGCTACGCCTTCGGCGTGCTCCTCACGATGCGGCGCGTCGCCGAGCGGATGCCGCTGCCGCTGGTCGAGCGGTTGTCGCGCTCGGCGGCCGGGCGTGCGGCCCTGACGAGCACCATCTACGCCCGCCCGGGCCGCCGTTCGCCCGAAGCGGTCGTCGCCGAGACCCTCGCCCTCGCCCGGGCCACGGGCTTCGCCGAGACCCTCCGGGCAGGTGCCGGCGTCCAGTTCACCGACGACATCCCCGAGATCCCGGTCACCCTGGCCTGGGGCACCCGCGACATGCTGCTGATCAAGCGCCAGGGCATACGCGCCAAGCAGATCATTCCCCAGGCCCGCCTCGTACGGCTCCCCGGCTGCGGACACGTCCCGATGAACGACGACCCCGCCCTGGTGGCCCGCGTACTCCTCGACGGCAGCCGCGACAGCCGCTGA